A stretch of DNA from Terriglobales bacterium:
TCGCCGGCGCGGACCAGCGCGTCAGTGCGCTGCATTCGGGCGGGAACATGGAAGGCAAGGAGGTCCGCTTCGGCATCGCGAACACCGCGCTGTGGGCGACGATCACGACCGATGCGAGCTGCGGCGCCATCAATGGGTGGCATGACTCCTTCACGCCGCTCGGCGGCATGGTCCCGCTGGTCAACATCATGCTGAGCGAGGTCATCTTCGGCGGAGTGGGCGCCGGCATGTACGGCATTCTGATCTACATCGTGCTCGCCGTCTTCATTGCGGGCCTGATGGTGGGGCGCACGCCGGAGTATCTGGGCAAGAAGATCGAGGCTTATGACGTCAAGATGGCAATGCTGGTCGTGCTCGTCTTCCCGCTGGTGATCCTGATCTTCTCCGCTATTTCGTCGGTGAGCGGATTCGGGACCTCCAGCATTCTCAATCCGGGGCCGCACGGCTTGTCCGAGATCCTCTACTCCTTCACGTCACAAGCAGGGAATAACGGCTCCGCCTTCGCGGGCCTGACGACCAATACCCTCTGGTACAACGTCTCCGGCGGCTTCACCATGCTGATCGGACGATTCCTGATGATCATCCCGATGCTGGCGATCGCCGGCAACCTGGCGGGCAAGAAGATCGTCCCACCGTCGCTGGGCACCTTCCCGGTGACGACGCCGCTGTTCACGGCGCTGCTGATCGGCGTGATCCTGATCGTCGGCGCTCTGACATTTTTCCCGGCCTTGAGCCTGGGACCCATCCTGGAACATTTGCTGATGCTCGCAGGCAAAACCTTCTGACCACGGAATAAGACTATGGCGAAACAGAAAGCTATTTGGGAATGGAAGATCGTACGGCGCGCGGTCCTGGATTCGTTCGTGAAGTTGAACCCGCGCAAGATGATGGGCAACCCGGTCATGTTCGTGGTGGAGATCGGGAGCGTCATCACCACCGCCCTCCTGCTCAGGGGCGGGACGGCCTTCAAGTTCAATCTTCAGATCACGCTCTGGCTCTGGTTCACGGTCTTGTTCGCCAATTTTGCTGAAGCCATGGCCGAAGGCCGCGGCAAGGCCCAGGCCGACACGCTGCGCAAAGCGCGCTCCGAGACCATTGCCAACCGCCTGCTCGCCGACGGGAAGACGGAGCAGGTGCCGAGTTCCAAGCTCCGCGCCGAAGATGTGGTCATGGTCTCCGCCGGCGAACTGGTCCCGTCCGACGGGGAGATCCTCGAGGGCGTCGCTTCCGTGGACGAGTCGGCGATCACCGGCGAGTCTGCACCGGTCATTCGCGAAGCCGGTGGCGACCGTTCGGCGGTGACCGGCGGTACCCGCGTCTTGTCCGATCAGATCAAGGTGAAGATCACCGCGAATCCCGGCGAGACCTTCCTGGACCGCATGATCGCCCTGGTCGAAGGCGCCGAACGCCAGAAGACCCCGAACGAGATCGCGCTCAACATCCTTTTGGCCGGGCTGACCATCATCTTCCTTCTGGCAGTCGTGACCTTGCAGCCCTTCGCCATCTACTCGGGCTCGCCGCAGACGGTGTTCGTGCTGGTGTCACTGCTGGTCTGCCTGATCCCGACCACCATCGGCGGCTTGCTCTCGGCGATCGGGATCGCCGGTATGGACCGCCTGATCCAGCACAACGTGCTGGCCATGTCCGGCCGCGCCGTCGAAGCCGCCGGCGACGTGAACACCCTGCTGCTGGACAAGACCGGCACCATCACCCTGGGGAATCGCCAGGCGTCGCGCTTCATTCCGGCGCCCGGGGTGAGCGAGAAAGATCTGGCGGACGCGGCGCAACTGTCATCGCTGGCCGATGAGACCCCCGAAGGCCGCTCCATCGTGGTGCTGGCCAAGGAGAAGTACGGCCTGCGCGGCCGCGAACTACAGTCTCACCAAGCGGAATTCGTGCCCTTCTCTGCGAACACCCGCATGTCGGGCGTGAACATGAACGGCTTTGAGATCCGCAAGGGCGCAGCCGACGCGATCCAGGCGTATCTCGCGGAGAAGAGCGCGGCATTTCCCGCGGAAGTGCAAAGTATCGTGGAAGACATTGCGCGTAGCGGCGGAACGCCCTTGGTGGTCGCTGAGCGACGCCGCGGCGCGCTTGGAGTGATCGAACTGAAAGACGTCGTGAAGGGGGGCATGCGTGATCGTTTCGACCAACTGCGCGCCATGGGTATCCGTACAGTCATGATCACCGGCGATAACCCGCTTACGGCGGCGGCGATTGCCCGCGAGGCCGGGGTTGACGACTTCCTGGCCCAGGCCACGCCCAAGGACAAGATGGACCTGATCCGCAACGAACAGGCCGGCGGCAAGCTGGTGGCCATGACCGGTGATGGCACCAACGACGCGCCGGCGCTTGCTCAGGCCGACGTCGGGGTCGCCATGAACACCGGCACCCAAGCCGCAAAAGAGGCCGGCAACATGGTCGACCTCGATTCCAATCCCACCAAGCTCATCGAGGTGGTCGAGATCGGCAAGCAGCTCCTGATGACCCGTGGAGCGCTCACCACGTTCTCTATCGCCAACGACGTCGCCAAGTACTTCGCCATCATCCCGGCGATGTTCGCCGGGACCTTCCCGGTGCTCCAGGCGCTGAACATCATGCACTTGCAGACACCGTGGTCTGCGATCTTGTCGGCGGTGATCTTCAATGCGCTGATCATCATCGCGCTCATCCCACTGGCCTTGCGCGGCGTGAAGTATCGGCCGATGGGCGCGGCGGCTCTTTTGCGGCGCAATCTCTGGATCTACGGAGTGGGCGGGATCATCGTGCCGTTCATCGGGATCAAACTGATCGACCTGGTCATCACCCGGATCGGTCTTGCGTAAAGGAATCTTGCCATGAAGAAGAACCTCATCACGGCTGTGCTCATGACGATCGTCACCACCATCCTGCTGGGAATCGTTTATCCGTTGGTTGTGACCGGCATCGCCAGGGTATTGTTCCCCGACAAGGCCAATGGTCAATTGATCGTTCGCGACGGCAAAGTGATGGGGTCGCGCATCATCGGCCAAGCGTTCGTCGGCTCGACATATTTCCATTCCCGCCCCTCCGCGGCCGGCAACGGGTACGACGCTGCGAACTCGTCCGGGACGAACTTCGGCCCGACCAATCAAAAGCTGATCGACCGGGTGAAGCAGGATGTAGCGTCCCTTCAAGCTGAGAACCCGGGTAAGGCCATTCCGGTCGATCTGGTCACCACGTCGGCGTCGGGTCTCGACCCTCATATCTCGCCCGCCAATGCGGATTTTCAGGTCCCGCGCATCGCCCGCGAGCGCGGCATGAGCGAAGATCAGGTGCGGCAGCTGGTCGCCAAGCACGCGGAGGCCCGGCAGTGGGGATTCCTCGGCGAGCCACGTGTGAACGTTCTGGAGCTGAATCTCGATCTCGACGCGCGGTTTCCGCTCAAGAAACAAGCCGAGGCTTATTGAACCTCACCGATCGTCGCATCGCGGCCCCATGGTCCCGGTTCTCCGGGCATGTCTGGATTCCCGTTCCGCCTGCACATCCGTAACCTGCATTTTCCCTGTTTCCGAGCGACA
This window harbors:
- the kdpB gene encoding potassium-transporting ATPase subunit KdpB; this translates as MAKQKAIWEWKIVRRAVLDSFVKLNPRKMMGNPVMFVVEIGSVITTALLLRGGTAFKFNLQITLWLWFTVLFANFAEAMAEGRGKAQADTLRKARSETIANRLLADGKTEQVPSSKLRAEDVVMVSAGELVPSDGEILEGVASVDESAITGESAPVIREAGGDRSAVTGGTRVLSDQIKVKITANPGETFLDRMIALVEGAERQKTPNEIALNILLAGLTIIFLLAVVTLQPFAIYSGSPQTVFVLVSLLVCLIPTTIGGLLSAIGIAGMDRLIQHNVLAMSGRAVEAAGDVNTLLLDKTGTITLGNRQASRFIPAPGVSEKDLADAAQLSSLADETPEGRSIVVLAKEKYGLRGRELQSHQAEFVPFSANTRMSGVNMNGFEIRKGAADAIQAYLAEKSAAFPAEVQSIVEDIARSGGTPLVVAERRRGALGVIELKDVVKGGMRDRFDQLRAMGIRTVMITGDNPLTAAAIAREAGVDDFLAQATPKDKMDLIRNEQAGGKLVAMTGDGTNDAPALAQADVGVAMNTGTQAAKEAGNMVDLDSNPTKLIEVVEIGKQLLMTRGALTTFSIANDVAKYFAIIPAMFAGTFPVLQALNIMHLQTPWSAILSAVIFNALIIIALIPLALRGVKYRPMGAAALLRRNLWIYGVGGIIVPFIGIKLIDLVITRIGLA
- the kdpC gene encoding potassium-transporting ATPase subunit KdpC, translating into MKKNLITAVLMTIVTTILLGIVYPLVVTGIARVLFPDKANGQLIVRDGKVMGSRIIGQAFVGSTYFHSRPSAAGNGYDAANSSGTNFGPTNQKLIDRVKQDVASLQAENPGKAIPVDLVTTSASGLDPHISPANADFQVPRIARERGMSEDQVRQLVAKHAEARQWGFLGEPRVNVLELNLDLDARFPLKKQAEAY